The proteins below come from a single Blastocatellia bacterium genomic window:
- a CDS encoding M20/M25/M40 family metallo-hydrolase: protein MRRTIADLDSYIRSVRQEFEERLAALVEIPTVSMDPAHKGDIHRGADLAAQYLRDIGATVEIVKTPGNPVVFGKLMTGSKNPTVVIYNHLDVQPADPTEWKTPPFVFTREDGRYLGRGTTDDKGPALTAMLAAFYAVKSGIPLNILFIWELEEEIGSPHFEDFIRTKRRELKVNSVVVSDTIWIARHKPAVPYGLRGLLGLTLTLETGKKDAHSGVTGGPARNPVGELCQVIAECFDARTGRVKIPGFYDDVRRPTKKEIENYLASGFNVRRFMKVHEFTSLRTTDPVKVVTGIMAQPTFEVHGIVGGYSGPGIKTIIPPRAEAKISMRLVPDMDADKIFRLVSRFIKKINPDVVIKREGTLRPYLGEFTGPYADAARRAMRAAFGKDPAFTREGGSIGAVVTMQEYLKVPIIFLGLSLPEHGYHAPNENFDWMQASGGIKMFVHYFNEISRLT, encoded by the coding sequence ATGAGGAGAACGATTGCGGATCTTGATAGCTACATCAGGAGCGTCCGACAGGAATTTGAGGAGCGACTCGCTGCGCTCGTAGAGATTCCTACCGTCAGCATGGATCCCGCTCACAAGGGTGATATTCACCGGGGCGCTGATCTCGCGGCTCAGTATCTGCGAGACATTGGAGCGACTGTCGAAATTGTGAAAACACCGGGCAATCCCGTGGTGTTTGGAAAGCTCATGACGGGCTCGAAGAATCCGACGGTGGTCATCTACAATCATCTCGATGTGCAACCGGCGGACCCGACGGAGTGGAAGACGCCGCCGTTTGTCTTCACCCGTGAAGATGGGCGCTATCTCGGTCGGGGGACAACCGATGACAAAGGTCCTGCCCTCACGGCGATGCTGGCGGCCTTTTACGCCGTCAAAAGTGGCATACCGCTCAACATCCTTTTCATCTGGGAACTGGAGGAGGAAATCGGCAGCCCTCACTTCGAGGATTTCATCCGGACGAAGCGGCGCGAGCTGAAGGTGAATTCGGTCGTCGTCTCGGATACGATCTGGATCGCCCGTCACAAGCCGGCCGTCCCTTATGGACTGCGGGGATTACTGGGACTGACGCTCACGCTGGAGACGGGAAAGAAAGATGCGCACTCGGGGGTGACCGGCGGACCCGCACGCAATCCTGTCGGCGAGTTATGCCAGGTCATCGCCGAATGCTTCGATGCTCGAACCGGTCGCGTGAAGATTCCCGGCTTTTACGACGATGTGCGCCGACCGACCAAGAAAGAGATCGAAAACTACCTGGCCTCGGGATTCAACGTGCGGCGCTTCATGAAAGTTCACGAGTTCACCTCGCTGCGCACCACCGATCCGGTCAAGGTCGTCACCGGCATCATGGCCCAACCGACCTTTGAAGTTCACGGAATTGTCGGTGGCTACAGCGGGCCCGGCATCAAGACGATCATCCCTCCCCGCGCCGAGGCCAAGATCAGCATGCGCCTGGTCCCCGATATGGATGCGGACAAAATTTTCCGGCTCGTCAGCCGCTTCATCAAAAAGATCAATCCCGATGTGGTGATCAAACGCGAGGGAACACTCCGTCCCTACCTCGGCGAGTTCACCGGACCCTATGCCGATGCTGCCCGTCGCGCCATGAGAGCCGCTTTCGGCAAAGACCCCGCCTTCACCCGTGAGGGAGGGTCCATCGGAGCCGTTGTCACCATGCAAGAGTATCTCAAGGTCCCCATCATCTTTCTCGGGCTGAGTCTCCCCGAACACGGCTACCATGCTCCGAACGAAAACTTCGACTGGATGCAGGCCTCCGGGGGAATCAAGATGTTCGTTCACTATTTCAATGAGATTTCCCGCCTCACCTGA
- a CDS encoding O-antigen ligase family protein, protein MIERILTVTLESIFVLLLLGLPLALGAVEAWGYGAMEVGVALLILLYALRTILDGSLRYLRSPLNVLLGVGVIIPLLQLIPLPLQALAALARPTADIQEQLRLLGASLTSAPLALNRDLLYDDLLKLISYTATFFLALNWFTNERRVKRFFLYFAVIGTAVAGFALVQLAFWNGKIFWRISTESAFPFGPYINHNHFAGLMELTLGAALGLVLADLLPVLSGRVRLRDFSGASTILFAGMCGVMILGLLLSRSRGGLISIVGAMVILPFLIRQSGSWRTMVLVGIVLLLCVGGALALGSGAVLGSYMVTPDDPSAIYRLVTWRDTLRLVRDYLLIGCGVGNFAEAFPPYKSSFSGYFIVHPENDYLQTLAETGVIGFGLVLASGGIYFRRVVRLLALRRNEQARARVTGGLFGLVAFCLHGLYDFNFHIPANAFAFAVLAALVLAQAALHTRSSGEAAVIGNVRSLTWARSPILFGTLTGVLVLGAIAYAAFAVHAARNALAFQAWIRSYPTTPPEQALEVRDPLIPGYEGEMLHWRARQLFDFGQYPGWARWQQYAFFERAAELARESVRRRPARGRYWALYAKALAELGEHPQALLAFDRALALDPSNADIHYDRARYAVFLEDAETASREFAAARRLNPRLDLVPILTLLSSITTDHEFLRRVVITGEDERIFKQWHDKHLSTFTRSSPR, encoded by the coding sequence ATGATCGAGCGAATTCTCACCGTCACCCTGGAGAGCATCTTCGTCCTTCTTCTTCTGGGGCTTCCTCTGGCCCTCGGCGCAGTCGAAGCCTGGGGGTACGGCGCGATGGAAGTGGGAGTTGCCCTGCTCATTCTTCTCTATGCCCTGCGGACGATCCTCGACGGCTCGCTTCGCTATCTCCGCTCGCCGCTCAACGTGCTTCTTGGGGTCGGCGTGATCATTCCCCTGCTGCAACTGATCCCGCTTCCGCTCCAAGCGCTGGCTGCTCTGGCTCGTCCCACAGCGGACATCCAGGAGCAGCTCCGTCTCCTCGGAGCATCCCTCACATCCGCTCCCCTGGCGCTCAATCGGGACCTTCTGTACGACGACCTGCTCAAACTCATCAGCTATACCGCGACCTTTTTCCTGGCGCTCAACTGGTTCACGAATGAGCGGCGGGTGAAACGATTTTTCCTCTATTTCGCTGTGATCGGAACGGCTGTGGCGGGATTTGCTCTCGTTCAACTGGCCTTCTGGAACGGGAAGATTTTCTGGCGCATTTCGACGGAATCGGCCTTTCCTTTCGGCCCCTACATCAATCACAACCACTTCGCCGGACTGATGGAATTGACGCTCGGAGCAGCGCTCGGGCTCGTCCTGGCTGACCTGCTGCCGGTGCTCAGCGGGCGCGTTCGGCTGCGCGATTTTTCCGGCGCGAGCACCATACTTTTCGCCGGGATGTGCGGGGTGATGATTCTCGGCCTCCTCCTCTCGCGCTCCCGTGGCGGACTGATCAGCATCGTGGGGGCGATGGTGATTCTTCCCTTCCTCATCCGGCAATCGGGCTCCTGGCGCACGATGGTCCTGGTGGGGATCGTTCTTCTGCTGTGTGTGGGGGGAGCGCTGGCCCTGGGTTCAGGAGCAGTGCTCGGATCATACATGGTCACTCCCGATGATCCCTCGGCCATTTATCGGCTGGTCACCTGGCGCGATACGTTGCGGCTGGTGAGGGATTACCTTCTGATCGGCTGTGGCGTGGGAAACTTTGCCGAAGCCTTCCCGCCCTACAAATCCTCCTTCTCCGGCTACTTCATCGTTCACCCGGAGAACGACTATCTCCAGACGCTGGCGGAAACCGGCGTCATCGGATTTGGCCTCGTTCTGGCTTCGGGAGGAATCTACTTCCGGCGAGTTGTTCGACTCCTGGCTCTGCGACGCAATGAACAGGCGCGGGCGCGGGTGACGGGAGGACTCTTTGGTCTGGTGGCCTTTTGCCTTCACGGGCTGTACGACTTCAACTTTCACATTCCGGCCAATGCGTTTGCCTTTGCGGTGCTGGCGGCGCTCGTGCTGGCGCAGGCCGCCTTGCACACGCGATCCAGTGGCGAAGCGGCGGTGATCGGCAACGTCCGAAGTCTGACGTGGGCTCGGTCCCCGATTCTCTTTGGAACGCTCACGGGCGTTCTCGTCCTCGGGGCGATCGCGTATGCTGCCTTTGCGGTTCACGCCGCCCGGAATGCGCTCGCCTTTCAAGCATGGATCCGGTCCTACCCGACGACGCCGCCGGAGCAGGCGCTCGAGGTACGTGATCCCCTCATTCCTGGCTACGAGGGGGAGATGCTGCACTGGCGCGCTCGACAACTGTTTGACTTTGGGCAGTATCCGGGCTGGGCTCGCTGGCAGCAGTATGCCTTTTTCGAGCGGGCTGCAGAGTTGGCGCGGGAATCGGTTCGTCGGCGTCCGGCGCGCGGGCGCTACTGGGCGCTCTATGCCAAGGCCCTGGCCGAACTCGGCGAGCACCCGCAGGCTCTCCTGGCCTTTGACCGGGCGCTGGCTCTCGATCCCTCCAATGCCGATATTCACTATGACCGGGCTCGCTACGCCGTCTTCCTGGAGGATGCGGAGACGGCGAGTCGAGAATTCGCCGCTGCCCGACGACTGAACCCGCGATTGGATCTCGTGCCGATACTGACACTGCTCTCCTCAATTACCACCGACCACGAATTCCTCCGGCGAGTTGTCATAACCGGTGAGGACGAGCGCATCTTCAAGCAGTGGCATGACAAGCACCTCTCCACTTTCACCCGATCGTCTCCTCGATGA